In a genomic window of Rhizobium tumorigenes:
- a CDS encoding L-idonate 5-dehydrogenase, protein MKALVIHAAKDLRIEEIQAGLPGPGQVGIAIQAGGICGSDLHYYNHGGFGTVRLREPMILGHEIAGTINAIGEGVTDLSVGDRVAVSPSRPCNHCRYCLKGQQNQCLNMQFYGSAMPMPHIQGGFRQQLVAESWQCHKVRDGVSIEEAAFAEPFAVVLHAVNRAGSLLGKRVLVTGCGPIGALAIIAARAHGAREIVVTDVVDNVLNLAQTIGADRTINVASNPQDLSAYGVDKGYFDVMFEASGNERAVRAGLEALAPRAVLVQLGLGGDISLPQNMIVAKEIEIRGTFRFHEEFALAVDLINSGRVDLKPLLTAVFPIEDAVAAFEAANDRSKAMKVQIAF, encoded by the coding sequence ATGAAAGCACTTGTCATTCATGCCGCCAAGGATCTTCGGATCGAGGAAATACAGGCGGGATTGCCGGGGCCGGGACAGGTGGGCATTGCCATCCAGGCCGGCGGCATCTGCGGTTCGGACCTGCACTATTACAATCACGGCGGCTTCGGCACTGTGCGGCTGCGCGAACCGATGATCCTCGGGCATGAGATTGCCGGCACCATCAACGCCATCGGCGAAGGAGTGACTGATCTCTCTGTCGGCGACCGCGTCGCCGTTTCGCCCAGCAGACCTTGCAATCATTGCCGGTATTGCCTGAAAGGTCAGCAAAACCAGTGCCTCAACATGCAGTTCTACGGCAGCGCGATGCCGATGCCGCATATCCAGGGTGGCTTTCGCCAGCAGCTGGTGGCGGAAAGCTGGCAGTGCCACAAGGTCAGGGACGGCGTTTCCATCGAGGAAGCGGCCTTCGCCGAGCCGTTCGCGGTCGTCCTGCATGCGGTCAACCGCGCAGGTTCGCTGCTGGGCAAGCGCGTGCTGGTGACCGGGTGCGGGCCGATAGGCGCGCTCGCGATCATTGCGGCACGGGCACACGGCGCCCGCGAAATCGTCGTTACCGATGTCGTCGACAATGTTCTCAATCTGGCGCAGACCATCGGTGCGGACCGGACGATCAATGTCGCTTCCAACCCGCAAGATCTGTCCGCCTATGGCGTCGACAAGGGATATTTCGACGTGATGTTCGAAGCGTCCGGCAATGAACGGGCGGTCAGGGCAGGGCTGGAGGCGTTGGCGCCGCGCGCCGTGTTGGTCCAGCTCGGCCTCGGCGGCGATATCTCGCTGCCGCAGAACATGATCGTCGCCAAGGAAATCGAGATACGCGGGACCTTCCGGTTCCATGAGGAGTTCGCGCTGGCGGTCGATCTGATCAACAGCGGGCGGGTCGACCTAAAGCCATTGCTGACGGCAGTTTTTCCGATAGAGGATGCAGTGGCAGCCTTCGAGGCGGCGAACGATCGCAGCAAGGCCATGAAGGTGCAGATCGCCTTCTAG
- the otnI gene encoding 2-oxo-tetronate isomerase, translated as MPRFAANLTMMFTEVGFLDRFAAAAAAGFDAVEYLFPYDFDPVDIAERLHRLKLSQALFNLPPGDWASGERGLAALPERTDEFRASVATALRYAAATGVKRLHVMSGLAERSDPAAVAAYRQSIAYACDKAGETGLDIVLEPINGRDMPGYFLNNFNFAADLIADLGYPNLKLQFDIYHRQIIHGDVLSGLRTMMPIIGHVQTASVPLRHEPGTGELDDFTVLRELDRLGYDGFVGCEYRPARGTIEGLGWLAIFRQ; from the coding sequence ATGCCACGTTTTGCGGCCAATTTGACCATGATGTTCACAGAAGTTGGCTTCCTCGACCGTTTCGCCGCTGCTGCTGCGGCAGGGTTCGATGCGGTGGAGTATCTGTTCCCATACGATTTCGACCCGGTCGATATTGCCGAGCGATTGCATCGTCTCAAGCTCTCGCAAGCGCTTTTCAATTTGCCGCCGGGCGATTGGGCATCGGGCGAAAGAGGCCTCGCAGCGCTGCCAGAGCGAACGGATGAATTTCGCGCGTCTGTCGCGACCGCGCTCCGATATGCTGCGGCAACAGGCGTCAAGCGGTTGCACGTGATGAGCGGGCTGGCCGAGCGGTCGGACCCGGCCGCCGTCGCCGCCTATCGCCAGTCAATCGCCTACGCATGCGACAAGGCGGGCGAGACCGGGCTGGATATCGTCCTGGAGCCGATCAACGGGCGCGACATGCCCGGATATTTCCTCAATAATTTCAATTTCGCAGCGGATTTGATCGCAGATCTTGGATATCCGAACCTGAAATTGCAGTTCGATATCTACCATCGCCAGATCATCCATGGCGACGTGCTCTCTGGGCTGCGAACGATGATGCCCATCATAGGCCACGTTCAGACCGCATCGGTGCCCCTACGCCACGAGCCTGGAACGGGAGAGCTCGACGACTTTACCGTCCTGCGTGAACTCGATCGGCTGGGATATGACGGTTTTGTCGGCTGCGAGTACCGCCCGGCACGCGGCACGATCGAAGGCCTCGGATGGCTGGCGATCTTTCGCCAATAG
- a CDS encoding sugar-binding protein produces MNEFKKAVFAALVSMTAVGGAVAQDITIAVVPKVAVPFFDDCNKGAQEAAEAAGVDYQWVVPQNTQGSTQVKIIEDLIARHVSGIAVSVNEPKSVEGIIKQAMAAGIKVLTFDSDSAKSGRSMYIGTINKQAGVTMGKSMGEALGGKGEVAIVTGQLGASNLNERIDGVKEALKAFPDIKVVATEGTEDDLAKAVSVTEALLRGNPKLAGIIGVSQVGGPAAAKVLAEQEFSDRKAGVKVYAFDDLPDTIKGVKNGYIAGIMVQRPVTMGKLAVEHLVAQIKGTETESKDVDTGVTVVNASNIGSYTK; encoded by the coding sequence ATGAACGAGTTCAAAAAAGCAGTGTTTGCCGCATTGGTATCGATGACGGCGGTCGGCGGCGCGGTGGCGCAGGACATTACCATCGCCGTGGTCCCGAAAGTGGCGGTGCCGTTTTTCGACGACTGTAACAAGGGCGCCCAGGAGGCGGCCGAGGCTGCAGGCGTCGACTACCAGTGGGTTGTTCCGCAGAACACCCAAGGGTCGACACAGGTCAAGATCATAGAAGATCTCATCGCCCGCCATGTCAGCGGTATCGCCGTTTCGGTCAACGAGCCGAAGTCGGTGGAGGGCATCATCAAGCAGGCAATGGCGGCCGGCATCAAAGTCCTGACCTTCGATAGCGACAGCGCCAAGAGCGGCCGCAGCATGTATATCGGCACGATCAACAAGCAGGCCGGCGTTACCATGGGTAAATCCATGGGCGAAGCGCTCGGCGGCAAGGGCGAGGTCGCCATCGTCACCGGCCAGCTCGGCGCCTCCAATCTCAACGAGCGGATCGACGGCGTCAAGGAAGCGCTGAAGGCGTTTCCCGATATCAAAGTCGTCGCTACCGAGGGCACCGAAGACGACCTCGCAAAGGCCGTCTCGGTGACGGAGGCGTTGCTGCGCGGAAACCCCAAACTGGCCGGCATTATCGGCGTCAGCCAGGTCGGCGGCCCCGCCGCTGCCAAGGTCCTGGCAGAGCAGGAATTCTCCGATCGCAAGGCCGGCGTTAAGGTCTACGCCTTCGACGATCTGCCCGACACGATCAAGGGCGTCAAAAACGGTTACATCGCCGGTATCATGGTCCAGCGTCCCGTCACCATGGGCAAGCTTGCCGTCGAGCACCTTGTCGCCCAGATCAAGGGAACGGAAACCGAAAGCAAGGATGTCGACACCGGCGTGACGGTTGTCAACGCCTCCAACATCGGCAGCTACACGAAGTAG
- a CDS encoding NAD(P)-dependent oxidoreductase yields MSNTTETIGFVGTGLMGHGMAKNIVEKGYPLQVVAHRNRVPVDDLVSRGATEAKSLEELARHSTIVFLCLTGSPEVAAAVAAMKPGLAAGTVIIDCSTGEPTVTQTLAAEMAEIGVLYADAPLSRTPKEAWAGTLDCMVGADAAVFERIKPVISTWAGKIVHIGGVADGHRMKLLNNFISLGYAALYSEALALSKKVGISIETFDQVIRGGRMDCGFYQTFMGYALEGNREAHKFTLSNAYKDMRYVESMANAATVTTTMSSAVKNSFAVAMANGGAGAEDYVPHLTDFIAKANGAS; encoded by the coding sequence ATGAGCAATACCACTGAGACCATCGGGTTTGTCGGCACCGGGCTGATGGGCCATGGCATGGCAAAGAATATCGTTGAAAAGGGCTACCCGCTGCAGGTCGTCGCCCATCGCAACCGAGTGCCGGTCGATGATCTGGTTTCAAGGGGAGCCACCGAGGCAAAGTCCCTCGAGGAACTGGCCCGTCACTCCACTATCGTCTTTCTTTGCCTGACCGGCTCGCCGGAAGTTGCCGCAGCTGTCGCGGCAATGAAACCCGGACTTGCCGCCGGGACCGTCATCATCGATTGCTCGACCGGCGAGCCCACGGTGACGCAGACGCTGGCCGCAGAGATGGCCGAGATCGGCGTTCTCTATGCCGATGCCCCCTTGAGCCGCACGCCGAAAGAAGCGTGGGCGGGTACTCTCGATTGCATGGTCGGCGCAGACGCGGCGGTTTTTGAGCGCATCAAGCCGGTGATCTCGACATGGGCGGGGAAGATCGTCCACATCGGCGGCGTCGCCGACGGCCATCGGATGAAGCTCCTGAACAATTTTATCTCGCTCGGCTATGCCGCGCTCTATTCCGAGGCCCTGGCGCTGTCGAAAAAAGTCGGCATCTCGATAGAGACATTCGACCAGGTGATCCGCGGCGGACGCATGGACTGCGGCTTCTATCAGACCTTCATGGGCTATGCGCTGGAAGGCAACCGGGAAGCCCACAAGTTCACTCTCAGCAATGCCTACAAAGACATGCGCTACGTGGAATCGATGGCAAATGCCGCGACCGTCACCACTACAATGTCGAGCGCGGTGAAGAACTCGTTCGCCGTGGCTATGGCTAATGGCGGTGCCGGGGCGGAAGACTACGTTCCGCACCTTACGGACTTCATAGCCAAGGCAAATGGCGCGAGCTAA
- a CDS encoding LacI family DNA-binding transcriptional regulator — translation MAEVAKYVGVSAMTVSRAFRQDASVSEETRKRIMDAVDALGYVLDQSAGSLSSRRTGFIAALVPSINNSNFSDTARGITDALENTGLQLLLGYTDYAADKEEKLIEAMLRRRPEGIILTGGSHTIRARRMLENANIPVVETWEIPEKPLGHVVGFSNGEAMSMLVRALADKGYRKFGYIGGTTARDTRGSQRRSGFLKTVEELGLGPGRVISFGVPPITMQQGAQAIVSMLESWPDTEVVLCVSDLSAFGAMMECQRRGMRVPEDIAIAGFGDYEISSICHPRITTINADCYGIGSQAAAKLLEAIQGGEPKGDEITLTSCRVVLRESA, via the coding sequence ATGGCTGAGGTCGCCAAATATGTCGGCGTTTCCGCGATGACAGTCTCGCGGGCTTTTCGGCAGGATGCCAGCGTCTCCGAGGAAACGCGCAAGCGGATCATGGATGCCGTCGATGCACTCGGCTACGTGCTTGACCAGTCGGCCGGCAGCCTGTCGTCCCGGCGCACCGGCTTCATTGCGGCGCTGGTGCCATCGATCAACAATTCCAACTTTTCCGACACCGCCAGGGGCATCACCGACGCGCTCGAAAATACCGGCCTGCAGCTGCTTCTCGGCTACACAGACTATGCGGCGGACAAGGAAGAAAAGCTGATCGAGGCGATGCTGCGGCGGCGGCCGGAAGGCATCATATTGACCGGTGGATCGCACACGATACGCGCGAGGCGCATGCTGGAAAATGCCAATATCCCGGTCGTCGAGACCTGGGAGATACCCGAAAAGCCTCTCGGCCATGTCGTCGGCTTCTCGAATGGCGAGGCCATGTCGATGCTCGTGCGGGCACTGGCCGACAAGGGTTACCGCAAGTTCGGCTATATCGGCGGCACCACGGCGCGCGACACGCGTGGCAGCCAGCGGCGCAGCGGCTTCCTGAAAACCGTCGAGGAACTAGGACTCGGGCCCGGCCGCGTGATCTCCTTCGGCGTCCCACCGATCACCATGCAGCAGGGCGCGCAGGCGATCGTCAGCATGCTCGAAAGCTGGCCCGACACCGAGGTCGTGCTGTGCGTTTCCGACCTGTCGGCCTTCGGTGCGATGATGGAATGCCAGCGCCGCGGCATGCGCGTGCCGGAAGATATCGCTATCGCCGGCTTCGGTGACTACGAGATCTCGTCGATCTGCCACCCGCGCATCACCACGATCAATGCCGATTGCTATGGCATCGGCAGCCAGGCGGCGGCAAAGCTGCTCGAAGCCATCCAGGGCGGAGAGCCGAAGGGCGACGAGATCACCCTCACCAGCTGCCGCGTCGTGTTGCGCGAAAGCGCCTGA
- the otnK gene encoding 3-oxo-tetronate kinase, giving the protein MLIGAIADDITGATDLCLMLSRAGLRTVQRIGVPAPDEKFPNADAVVIALKSRSIPADEAVDMSCAAARALLAAGAEKFLFKYCSTFDSTDEGNIGPVTEALMTLLDVDFTIACPSFPAAGRTVYKGHLFVGDQLLSDSPLKDHPLNPMTDANIVRVLGRQTSLAVGLVDINILRSGQDAISGAFAAEKVAGRRIVIVDTLADTDLHAIGQACADMRLVTGGSGIGLGLAEDLVAKGRVARRQEQVQMAAPAGRAAILAGSCSVATRGQIEAARHSGMPTLALDVNAISDGRQTASEIADWALAQDSSAPVLMYSSADPAALADIQASMGRHQSGALVETTLAEVATHLKNRGFTKFLVAGGETSGAIVAGLQVAMLEIGPEIDPGVPWTRSINGPDLALALKSGNFGTEDFFLKAWHLLRAEHGNA; this is encoded by the coding sequence GTGCTGATAGGCGCAATTGCGGACGACATTACCGGTGCTACCGATCTCTGCCTGATGCTTTCGCGCGCGGGTCTGCGAACGGTGCAGCGCATCGGCGTGCCCGCGCCAGATGAAAAGTTTCCCAATGCCGATGCTGTCGTCATTGCCCTCAAGTCGCGATCGATTCCAGCCGATGAAGCGGTTGATATGTCTTGCGCCGCAGCCCGAGCCCTGCTTGCTGCGGGGGCGGAAAAGTTTCTATTCAAATACTGCTCGACCTTCGACAGCACGGACGAGGGAAATATCGGGCCGGTCACAGAAGCGCTGATGACGCTCCTCGATGTCGATTTCACAATCGCCTGTCCATCCTTTCCGGCAGCAGGCCGGACCGTCTACAAAGGCCACCTCTTCGTCGGAGATCAGCTGCTGTCGGACAGCCCCCTGAAGGATCATCCGCTCAATCCGATGACCGACGCAAATATCGTGCGGGTGCTGGGCCGTCAGACGTCGCTGGCCGTAGGACTGGTCGATATCAATATCTTAAGGTCCGGACAGGACGCGATATCAGGGGCTTTCGCAGCAGAAAAAGTAGCCGGGCGCCGGATCGTGATCGTGGACACCCTTGCAGACACCGATCTGCATGCCATCGGACAAGCGTGTGCGGATATGCGGCTTGTAACAGGCGGCTCAGGCATCGGCTTGGGCCTTGCGGAAGATCTCGTTGCCAAGGGCCGCGTCGCACGTCGGCAGGAACAAGTGCAAATGGCGGCGCCAGCGGGTCGGGCAGCCATTCTGGCAGGATCCTGCTCGGTCGCAACCCGCGGCCAGATCGAGGCGGCGCGACACAGCGGCATGCCGACGCTAGCGCTCGATGTAAACGCAATTTCGGACGGTAGGCAGACGGCTTCGGAGATAGCAGACTGGGCTCTTGCGCAGGACAGCTCTGCGCCGGTGCTTATGTATTCGAGCGCAGATCCGGCCGCCCTTGCAGACATTCAGGCATCGATGGGCAGGCACCAATCCGGCGCATTGGTCGAAACGACGCTGGCCGAAGTCGCAACCCATTTGAAGAACAGAGGATTTACGAAGTTTCTGGTTGCCGGTGGCGAAACATCCGGTGCTATCGTTGCTGGGCTGCAGGTGGCGATGCTCGAGATCGGGCCGGAGATCGATCCCGGCGTCCCCTGGACCCGCAGCATCAACGGCCCGGACTTGGCATTGGCGCTGAAATCGGGAAACTTCGGTACCGAGGATTTCTTTCTGAAGGCATGGCATCTGTTACGAGCGGAGCACGGGAATGCGTGA
- a CDS encoding SMP-30/gluconolactonase/LRE family protein, producing the protein MFGEIEGSGFEVLDPRFEACFVGHARVERLWTGGRWLEGPAWFAPGRYLVFSDIPNNRMMRYDETSGQTSVFWSPSNNSNGNTVDNEGRLVTCEHLTRRVTRTDFDGKITVIADQVDGKRLNSPNDVTVKSDGTIWFTDPTYGILTDYEGDYGEEEIGGCHVYCHDPRTGTRRVAADFVKPNGLAFSPDESILYVSDTGVSHLSGGPRHIRKLAVSADGRLENIGVFAECTSGLFDGFRVDRKGRIWASASDGVHVYDPDGTLIGKVRIPEGVSNLTFGGPKGNRLFITGTTSLYAVYVTANGAKLG; encoded by the coding sequence ATGTTTGGTGAAATCGAAGGCAGCGGCTTTGAAGTTCTCGATCCTCGTTTCGAGGCCTGCTTTGTCGGCCATGCGCGGGTCGAGCGGCTCTGGACTGGAGGCCGCTGGCTGGAGGGCCCGGCCTGGTTTGCGCCCGGACGCTACCTTGTGTTCTCCGACATCCCGAACAATCGGATGATGCGCTACGATGAAACCAGCGGTCAGACATCCGTGTTCTGGTCGCCCTCGAACAATTCCAACGGCAATACCGTCGACAATGAAGGCCGGCTCGTCACCTGCGAGCATTTGACACGGCGGGTCACCCGGACGGATTTCGACGGCAAAATCACTGTCATCGCCGATCAGGTTGACGGCAAGCGTCTGAATTCTCCGAACGACGTGACCGTGAAGTCGGACGGCACAATCTGGTTTACAGATCCGACGTACGGCATCCTGACCGACTACGAGGGAGATTATGGCGAGGAGGAGATCGGCGGTTGCCACGTCTACTGCCACGATCCGCGGACGGGAACGCGTCGTGTCGCCGCCGATTTCGTCAAGCCGAACGGGCTGGCTTTCTCGCCGGACGAATCCATTCTCTACGTTTCGGATACCGGCGTTTCGCATCTCAGCGGCGGGCCGCGTCATATCCGCAAACTAGCCGTATCCGCCGACGGCAGGCTCGAAAACATCGGCGTTTTTGCCGAGTGCACGTCAGGGCTGTTCGATGGCTTCCGGGTCGATCGCAAGGGTCGCATCTGGGCCAGTGCCAGCGACGGCGTTCACGTCTACGATCCCGACGGCACCCTGATCGGCAAGGTCCGGATCCCCGAAGGCGTATCCAACCTCACCTTCGGCGGTCCGAAAGGCAATCGGCTGTTCATCACCGGAACGACCTCGCTATACGCGGTGTATGTGACGGCGAACGGAGCGAAACTAGGCTGA
- the ltnD gene encoding L-threonate dehydrogenase, with product MTTKPQQTACVIGLGSMGFGIAASLLRGGFDVVGCDVSADAMARFEALGGRVAGLPIDAGRDAQIVISVVVNAAQTEAVLFGENGAVTEMGKGGTVLSCATMSPEAARDFERRAQALELLYIDAPISGGATRAAAGELTIMASGAPEAFVSARPALECIATKVYELGDAAGVGAAFKIVNQLLAGVHIAAACEAVTFAKAMDLDIAKVYEVISASAGNSWMFENRVPHILEGDYRPRSAVDIFTKDLGIVSDIARNLKFPTPIASTALQMFVMTAAAGMGRDDDASIARMIANLTGLDLPGLEA from the coding sequence ATGACGACAAAACCTCAACAGACTGCCTGCGTGATCGGGTTGGGATCCATGGGGTTCGGGATAGCGGCCTCTCTTCTTCGCGGCGGCTTCGATGTCGTCGGCTGCGATGTCAGTGCGGACGCGATGGCGCGGTTCGAGGCGCTCGGTGGAAGGGTTGCTGGACTGCCGATCGATGCCGGGCGGGACGCGCAGATCGTGATTTCGGTCGTGGTCAATGCGGCGCAGACAGAGGCTGTCCTGTTCGGGGAGAATGGCGCCGTGACCGAAATGGGCAAGGGCGGTACCGTTTTGTCCTGCGCAACCATGTCGCCGGAGGCTGCGCGGGATTTTGAGCGTCGCGCGCAAGCTCTTGAATTGCTTTACATCGATGCACCGATCAGCGGGGGCGCGACGCGTGCTGCTGCTGGTGAACTGACGATCATGGCATCCGGTGCGCCAGAGGCATTCGTCTCGGCACGTCCCGCCCTTGAATGTATTGCCACCAAGGTCTACGAACTCGGCGACGCTGCGGGGGTCGGTGCTGCGTTCAAGATCGTCAACCAGTTGCTGGCCGGCGTGCACATCGCCGCTGCCTGCGAGGCCGTGACCTTCGCGAAGGCCATGGACCTGGATATTGCCAAGGTTTACGAGGTTATCTCGGCCTCCGCCGGCAATTCCTGGATGTTTGAGAACAGGGTTCCGCATATCCTGGAGGGCGATTACCGTCCGCGCAGTGCTGTCGATATCTTCACCAAGGATCTCGGCATCGTCTCGGATATCGCCCGCAATCTCAAATTTCCCACGCCCATAGCATCGACTGCCCTGCAGATGTTCGTCATGACGGCTGCCGCCGGCATGGGGCGCGACGACGATGCATCGATCGCGCGTATGATCGCGAACCTGACTGGGCTCGATCTTCCCGGCCTGGAGGCCTGA
- the otnC gene encoding 3-oxo-tetronate 4-phosphate decarboxylase, translating to MREINKARDDICRVGASLFNRGLTAGSSGNISVRLADGGWLMTPTNASLGNLEPDRLSHFDASRQLLSGEKPTKEAVLHFSMYDERSEAAAVVHLHSSHATAVSILADVDPNDVLPALTAYYVMRIGRLPLVPYFAPGDPELAHAVKALAGKHHAVLLANHGPVVAGTSLANAQYATEELEETAKLFLMLQNHVLRALTPQQVDELRSKFNLS from the coding sequence ATGCGTGAGATCAACAAAGCGCGCGACGATATCTGCCGCGTCGGCGCCTCGCTGTTCAATCGCGGCCTGACTGCCGGCTCAAGCGGAAACATCTCGGTGCGCCTTGCCGATGGCGGATGGTTGATGACGCCGACGAACGCCTCGCTGGGAAATCTCGAGCCAGATCGGCTTTCACATTTCGACGCATCCCGCCAGCTCTTGTCGGGAGAAAAGCCGACCAAGGAAGCCGTCCTGCATTTTTCGATGTATGACGAACGGTCAGAAGCGGCAGCCGTCGTCCACCTGCATTCGAGCCATGCCACAGCCGTCAGCATCCTTGCCGACGTCGATCCCAACGATGTGCTTCCAGCGCTGACGGCATATTATGTGATGCGCATCGGCCGCTTGCCGCTGGTGCCCTATTTCGCGCCGGGAGATCCGGAATTAGCGCACGCCGTGAAGGCGCTGGCCGGCAAGCATCACGCGGTGCTTCTGGCAAATCACGGTCCTGTCGTCGCCGGAACTTCGCTTGCCAACGCCCAGTATGCGACCGAGGAACTCGAGGAAACAGCCAAGCTGTTCCTGATGCTGCAAAACCACGTGTTGCGCGCGCTGACGCCACAGCAGGTAGACGAGCTCCGCAGCAAATTCAATTTGTCATGA
- a CDS encoding ABC transporter permease, whose translation MSGLVNDEPSPRNSSSGFLAQLAKLRHVREVNVLVALVVVGALISLYTPYFLTTNNLMGVFRAFSLTAIMSIGMVMVIITGGIDLSVGSAMGLASLVTALCFEAGFSTGGSVAAGLSVGVVFGFINGALITMIGLPPFIATLGTLSIGRGLMYMITHGVPVTPTPPDAFSILGQGYLGPVPVPVVIMLVLMAIFALIMRRTRFGRHIYATGGNENAARLSGVKVDRVKLAVYVLSSTIAAAAGVIAFSRYLSAEPASGFGSELDVIAAAAIGGASLAGGVGSVSGAVIGAALVGVIANGVVLLNINTYAQQAITGGVILIAVSLDVLRNRLSGGRG comes from the coding sequence ATGTCCGGACTCGTCAATGACGAACCGTCGCCCCGTAACTCGTCATCGGGCTTTCTTGCCCAGTTGGCGAAATTGCGTCATGTGCGAGAGGTCAACGTGCTCGTCGCCCTCGTGGTAGTCGGCGCGCTGATCAGCCTCTACACGCCATATTTCCTGACGACCAATAATCTGATGGGCGTGTTTCGCGCATTCTCGCTGACGGCGATCATGAGCATCGGGATGGTTATGGTCATCATCACCGGCGGCATCGATCTATCGGTCGGCTCGGCAATGGGTCTCGCCTCGCTGGTGACCGCCCTGTGCTTCGAAGCCGGTTTCTCGACCGGCGGCAGTGTTGCTGCCGGCCTTTCGGTCGGCGTGGTGTTCGGGTTTATCAATGGCGCGCTGATCACCATGATCGGGCTGCCGCCGTTTATTGCGACACTCGGGACGCTCAGCATCGGGCGCGGCCTCATGTACATGATCACCCACGGCGTTCCTGTCACGCCGACACCGCCCGATGCGTTCTCCATCCTCGGCCAGGGCTATCTCGGCCCGGTGCCGGTGCCCGTCGTGATCATGCTGGTTCTCATGGCGATATTCGCGCTGATCATGCGCCGTACGCGTTTCGGTCGGCATATCTACGCGACAGGTGGCAACGAAAATGCGGCGCGCCTGAGCGGCGTGAAGGTCGATCGGGTAAAACTGGCGGTCTACGTGCTGTCTTCGACCATCGCGGCGGCGGCCGGCGTCATTGCATTCTCCAGGTACCTGTCCGCCGAACCTGCGTCCGGCTTTGGATCCGAGCTCGATGTGATCGCTGCTGCCGCAATCGGCGGCGCCAGCCTTGCCGGTGGGGTCGGCAGCGTCTCTGGCGCCGTCATCGGTGCGGCACTGGTCGGCGTCATCGCCAACGGTGTCGTCCTGCTCAACATCAATACCTATGCCCAGCAGGCCATCACCGGCGGCGTGATCCTCATTGCCGTGAGTCTGGACGTCTTGAGAAATCGGCTCTCCGGAGGTCGCGGATAA